A DNA window from Camelina sativa cultivar DH55 chromosome 13, Cs, whole genome shotgun sequence contains the following coding sequences:
- the LOC104738123 gene encoding protein MIZU-KUSSEI 1-like: LXVVGTLFGSRRGHVHFSIQKDPNSPPAFLIELATPISGLVKEMASGLVRIALECDKGKEEDEGEEEKIKTLRHGGGDKTKTATATAISRRLVEEPMWRTYCNGKKCGFATRRECGEKEKKVLKALEMVSMGAGVLPETEETGGDGGGDVMYMRAKFERIVGSRDSEAFYMMNPDSNGAPELSIYLLRI, from the coding sequence TTANGGGTCGTCGGTACACTTTTCGGATCTCGTCGTGGACACGTGCATTTCTCTATCCAGAAAGATCCTAACTCTCCACCGGCGTTTCTCATCGAGCTCGCTACTCCGATTAGTGGGTTGGTTAAAGAGATGGCTTCGGGACTCGTCAGAATCGCTCTGGAGTGTGATAAAGGGAAAGAggaagacgaaggagaagaagaaaaaatcaaaactttacgTCACGGCGGAGGAGACAAGACGAAGACGGCGACGGCGACGGCGATTTCACGGCGGTTGGTTGAGGAGCCGATGTGGAGGACTTATTGTAACGGGAAAAAGTGTGGATTCGCGACGAGGAGAGAGTGTGGTGAGAAggagaaaaaggttttgaaagcGCTTGAGATGGTTTCTATGGGCGCCGGAGTTTTACCGGAGACGGAGGAGACAGGCGGCGACGGTGGAGGAGATGTGATGTATATGAGAGCGAAGTTTGAGAGAATCGTTGGATCGCGTGACTCCGAAGCTTTCTATATGATGAATCCTGATAGTAATGGAGCTCCTGAGCTTAGTATCTATCTACTCagaatctga